A genomic window from Labeo rohita strain BAU-BD-2019 chromosome 6, IGBB_LRoh.1.0, whole genome shotgun sequence includes:
- the LOC127167064 gene encoding FUN14 domain-containing protein 1-like isoform X2 → MTSHAAPKMAEQQHGRVASAAQDDEDEAYEIVDLSTHARTQQWWSAVSGNNSGPIAEKYSVAAQIMMGGMTGWCAGYLFQRVGKIAATAVGGGFLLLQIANHSGYVQVDWKKVEKDVNTAKRRLKKKANKAAPEINTFIEEATEFVKKNIVVSSGFVGGFLLGLAS, encoded by the exons ATGACGTCACACGCAGCACCCAAAATGGCGGAACAACAACACGGCAGAG TGGCGTCTGCAGCACAGGACGATGAAGACGAGGCTTACGAGATCGTGGATCTGAGCACACACGCGCGGACGCAGCAGTGGTGGAGCGCCGTGTCCGGGAACAACTCCGGCCCCATCGCTGAGAAATATTCTGTGGCCGCTCAGATCATGATGGGTGGGATGACGGGCTG GTGTGCGGGGTATCTGTTTCAGCGGGTGGGGAAGATCGCCGCCACCGCCGTCGGAGGAGGATTTCTGCTGTTACAG ATAGCCAATCACAGCGGCTACGTCCAAGTTGACTGGAAGAAAGTGGAGAAAGATGTTAATACCGCAAAGAGACGTCTGAAGAAAAAAGCCAATAAAGCCGCACCTGAGATCAACACGTTTATTGAGGAG GCCACTGAATTTGTGAAGAAAAACATCGTCGTTTCGAGTGGATTTGTTGGCGGCTTCCTGCTCGGCCTCGCCTCCTGA
- the LOC127167064 gene encoding FUN14 domain-containing protein 1-like isoform X1, with protein sequence MRFALPHCAPRMFPDEFSSLQMCNNPPYLALTRRPCFLPTVASAAQDDEDEAYEIVDLSTHARTQQWWSAVSGNNSGPIAEKYSVAAQIMMGGMTGWCAGYLFQRVGKIAATAVGGGFLLLQIANHSGYVQVDWKKVEKDVNTAKRRLKKKANKAAPEINTFIEEATEFVKKNIVVSSGFVGGFLLGLAS encoded by the exons ATGAGGTTTGCGCTGCCGCACTGCGCGCCGCGAATGTTTCCCGATGAGTTCAGTTCGCTTCAGATGTGTAATAATCCTCCGTATTTGGCTTTGACCCGCCGTCCGTGTTTCCTCCCGACAGTGGCGTCTGCAGCACAGGACGATGAAGACGAGGCTTACGAGATCGTGGATCTGAGCACACACGCGCGGACGCAGCAGTGGTGGAGCGCCGTGTCCGGGAACAACTCCGGCCCCATCGCTGAGAAATATTCTGTGGCCGCTCAGATCATGATGGGTGGGATGACGGGCTG GTGTGCGGGGTATCTGTTTCAGCGGGTGGGGAAGATCGCCGCCACCGCCGTCGGAGGAGGATTTCTGCTGTTACAG ATAGCCAATCACAGCGGCTACGTCCAAGTTGACTGGAAGAAAGTGGAGAAAGATGTTAATACCGCAAAGAGACGTCTGAAGAAAAAAGCCAATAAAGCCGCACCTGAGATCAACACGTTTATTGAGGAG GCCACTGAATTTGTGAAGAAAAACATCGTCGTTTCGAGTGGATTTGTTGGCGGCTTCCTGCTCGGCCTCGCCTCCTGA